From the genome of Methylothermaceae bacteria B42, one region includes:
- a CDS encoding DNA polymerase III subunit alpha has protein sequence MAFEFIHLRLHSEFSLMDGLVKIKPLIARCSALNMPAVAVTDQGNLFALVKFYKAALVGGIKPIAGADIWVKNGEDNNAPDRMTLLVQNRQGYRNLTQLLSLGYQQGQYLGRPMLKPQWIKDHSQGLIALSGAREGEIGRLLLAGQSVPAKKRLQEWLHFFDDRFYLELQRTGRSGEGEYLEQALDLAVEEGVPVVATNDVRFLDQHDFEAHEARVCIHGGWILDDPKRPRPYSESQYLKSPEEMRELFSDIPEALENAVEIAKRCNLELDLGKPCLPIFPVPSGQTIEAHFVAEAKEGLELRLNENAVAAENRQSYYERLQMELDVIVQMGFPGYFLIVADFIRWAKQHGIPVGPGRGSGAGSLVAYALQITDLDPLEFDLLFERFLNPERVSMPDFDVDFCMERRDQVIDYVAEKYGRDKVAQIITFGTLAAKAVVRDVGRVLGHPYGFVDKLAKLIPFELGMTLEKALSESEDLKRAYDQDEEVQALIDLARTLEGVARNAGTHAGGVVIAPSALVDFTPLYCEEGEASVVTQFDKDDVEAAGLVKFDFLGLRTLTIIDWALQTINARLKEKGEAAININQIPRNDPDTFALLKACQTTAVFQLESRGMKDLIRRLQPDCFEDIIALVALFRPGPLQSGMVDDYINVKHGRAKANYAHPLLEPILKPTNGVILYQEQVMQIARDMAGYTLGGADLLRRAMGKKKPEEMAKQRAIFVKGAVEQGVNEETASYIFDLMEKFAGYGFNKSHSAAYAWVSYQTAWLKAHYPAEFMAAVLSSDMDNTDKLVGFVEESRALKLTLLPPDINRSCYRFTALEDGAILYGLGAIKGVGQAAIEMLLAEREANGPFHDLYDFCRRIDLRKANRRVLEALIRAGALDGFNQHRAQLLEALPLAIQTAEQHHRSVSLGQNDLFGLQPQQPMNDCASTTPKLSVPPWTQSQQLAEEKAVLGMYLSGHPLDEYRQELSQFISGDIAKLNKKFHDSRAKDSVSAVTAGLVVELRSRQSKQGKKMLFLTLEDGSGRLETAVFSEVLEQYHDIIHKDAVLVAEGVIARDDYSNQLRLVAEKLYTVAQAREKFAKGLWIIWQASEKVSNPKPQMEQLKSLILSRRGCCPVYVDYRNGKAQARLRLGEQWQIQPDDELMNQLTAKFGPGRVFLRYH, from the coding sequence ATGGCCTTTGAATTTATTCACCTGCGCCTTCATAGCGAATTTTCCCTGATGGACGGTCTGGTCAAAATCAAACCCTTGATCGCCCGGTGCTCGGCTTTAAACATGCCTGCGGTTGCCGTGACTGATCAAGGCAATTTATTTGCTTTGGTTAAGTTCTATAAAGCAGCGTTGGTTGGAGGCATCAAGCCCATTGCCGGGGCGGATATCTGGGTTAAAAATGGTGAAGATAATAATGCGCCGGACCGGATGACTTTGCTGGTGCAAAATCGCCAAGGCTATCGCAATCTTACTCAGTTGCTTTCTTTGGGCTACCAGCAAGGCCAATATCTTGGGCGGCCGATGCTGAAACCACAATGGATAAAGGATCATAGTCAAGGCCTGATTGCCCTGTCAGGCGCGCGTGAAGGTGAAATTGGCAGGTTGTTGCTGGCAGGCCAGTCAGTGCCCGCCAAAAAACGGTTACAAGAATGGCTGCACTTCTTTGATGACAGATTCTATTTGGAACTGCAACGCACCGGCCGCTCAGGCGAGGGGGAATATCTTGAACAGGCCTTGGATTTGGCGGTGGAAGAAGGGGTGCCGGTAGTAGCAACCAATGATGTACGGTTTTTGGATCAGCATGATTTTGAAGCCCATGAAGCGAGGGTGTGTATCCATGGCGGATGGATATTGGATGATCCCAAGCGCCCCCGGCCTTATAGCGAATCCCAGTATTTGAAAAGCCCGGAGGAAATGCGGGAACTGTTTTCCGACATTCCCGAGGCTTTGGAGAACGCAGTAGAAATCGCCAAACGCTGTAATCTGGAATTAGACTTGGGAAAACCTTGTTTGCCCATTTTCCCGGTGCCTTCCGGCCAGACCATTGAAGCGCACTTTGTCGCCGAAGCTAAAGAAGGGCTGGAGCTGCGTCTGAATGAAAACGCCGTTGCAGCGGAGAACCGGCAAAGTTACTACGAGCGGTTGCAAATGGAACTGGATGTCATTGTGCAAATGGGTTTTCCCGGCTATTTTCTGATTGTGGCCGATTTTATCCGCTGGGCCAAACAGCACGGCATCCCGGTGGGACCGGGGCGGGGTTCCGGGGCCGGATCGTTGGTCGCTTATGCCCTGCAAATCACCGATTTGGATCCCTTGGAATTCGATCTTTTGTTTGAGCGCTTTCTCAACCCGGAACGGGTATCGATGCCCGATTTCGACGTGGATTTTTGCATGGAACGGCGCGATCAAGTCATCGACTATGTGGCCGAGAAATACGGCCGGGATAAAGTTGCGCAAATTATTACTTTCGGCACCTTGGCGGCCAAGGCGGTGGTGCGGGATGTGGGAAGGGTATTGGGCCATCCCTACGGCTTTGTGGACAAATTGGCCAAGCTGATTCCGTTTGAATTGGGCATGACTCTGGAGAAAGCCCTGTCGGAAAGCGAAGATCTCAAACGGGCTTACGATCAAGATGAAGAGGTTCAGGCGCTCATTGATCTTGCCCGTACGCTCGAAGGCGTTGCCCGTAACGCCGGGACCCATGCCGGTGGGGTTGTGATTGCCCCTTCCGCGTTGGTGGATTTTACCCCGCTTTATTGTGAAGAAGGCGAAGCTTCGGTAGTCACCCAATTCGACAAGGACGATGTGGAAGCGGCGGGTCTGGTCAAATTCGACTTTTTGGGGCTCAGAACCCTGACCATCATCGATTGGGCGCTGCAAACCATTAACGCCCGCTTGAAAGAGAAGGGTGAGGCTGCCATCAATATCAACCAGATTCCCAGGAATGACCCTGACACCTTTGCCTTATTAAAAGCTTGCCAGACAACTGCCGTCTTCCAGCTGGAATCCCGGGGGATGAAGGATCTGATCCGGCGCCTGCAACCGGATTGCTTTGAGGATATCATCGCCCTGGTGGCACTGTTCCGGCCAGGGCCGTTGCAATCGGGAATGGTGGATGACTATATCAATGTCAAACACGGCCGGGCTAAGGCGAACTATGCCCATCCATTATTGGAGCCCATACTCAAGCCTACCAATGGCGTTATTCTTTACCAGGAACAGGTGATGCAAATCGCCCGGGACATGGCGGGCTATACCTTGGGCGGCGCGGATTTGTTACGCCGGGCCATGGGTAAGAAAAAGCCGGAAGAAATGGCCAAACAGCGGGCGATTTTCGTCAAGGGTGCGGTCGAGCAGGGTGTTAACGAGGAAACCGCCAGTTATATTTTTGATTTGATGGAAAAGTTCGCCGGTTACGGTTTCAACAAGTCCCACTCGGCCGCCTACGCCTGGGTGTCTTATCAGACCGCATGGTTGAAAGCCCATTATCCGGCGGAATTTATGGCGGCGGTACTGTCTTCCGATATGGACAATACCGATAAGCTGGTAGGCTTTGTGGAAGAATCCCGGGCGCTTAAACTGACCTTGTTGCCGCCGGATATCAATCGTTCTTGTTATCGGTTTACCGCGCTGGAGGATGGTGCCATTCTTTATGGCTTGGGCGCCATCAAGGGGGTGGGCCAGGCGGCCATTGAAATGCTGTTGGCGGAAAGAGAGGCTAACGGTCCTTTCCATGATCTGTATGATTTTTGCCGCCGGATTGATTTGCGAAAGGCCAATCGCCGAGTGTTGGAGGCCTTGATTCGCGCGGGCGCCTTGGATGGATTCAACCAACACAGGGCGCAGTTGTTGGAAGCGCTTCCCCTGGCTATTCAAACTGCGGAACAACACCATCGGAGTGTCTCGCTGGGGCAAAATGATTTGTTTGGATTGCAGCCCCAACAGCCAATGAATGACTGCGCTTCAACAACGCCGAAGTTATCTGTCCCGCCCTGGACGCAGTCCCAACAGTTGGCGGAGGAAAAAGCTGTTCTCGGCATGTATCTCAGCGGTCATCCCCTGGATGAATACCGGCAAGAATTGTCCCAATTCATCAGCGGCGATATCGCCAAACTGAATAAAAAATTCCATGATTCCAGGGCCAAGGATTCCGTTTCGGCGGTGACAGCTGGCTTAGTGGTCGAGTTGAGATCCCGGCAAAGTAAACAAGGCAAAAAAATGTTATTTCTTACCTTGGAAGATGGCAGTGGCCGCCTGGAGACGGCTGTGTTTTCTGAAGTATTAGAGCAGTACCATGACATTATCCACAAAGATGCCGTGTTAGTAGCAGAGGGCGTCATTGCCCGGGATGACTACAGCAATCAACTGCGTTTGGTGGCGGAAAAGTTATACACCGTGGCGCAAGCCCGGGAGAAGTTTGCCAAGGGTTTATGGATTATCTGGCAAGCTTCCGAAAAAGTTTCCAATCCCAAGCCCCAAATGGAACAATTAAAATCCCTGATTCTTTCCCGAAGAGGCTGTTGCCCGGTCTATGTGGATTATCGCAATGGCAAGGCCCAGGCGCGGCTGCGTTTGGGGGAACAGTGGCAAATTCAGCCGGATGATGAATTAATGAATCAGTTGACGGCGAAATTCGGGCCCGGGCGTGTATTTCTACGTTATCACTGA
- a CDS encoding co-chaperone GroES, with amino-acid sequence MKIRPLHDRVVVKRWEEEKTTPSGIVIPDTAAEKPIKGEVVVVGNGKLLENGELRPLDVKEGDKVLFGKYAGTEVKIDGQEYLIMNEDDIVGIFEA; translated from the coding sequence ATGAAGATTCGTCCTTTACATGATCGCGTCGTAGTCAAACGTTGGGAAGAAGAGAAAACCACGCCATCAGGCATTGTGATCCCAGATACTGCTGCGGAAAAGCCAATCAAGGGAGAAGTGGTGGTCGTAGGTAACGGCAAGTTGCTGGAAAACGGCGAACTTCGTCCCCTGGATGTCAAAGAGGGAGATAAGGTGCTGTTCGGCAAGTATGCCGGTACCGAAGTCAAGATTGATGGCCAAGAATATTTGATCATGAATGAAGACGACATCGTCGGTATTTTTGAGGCTTGA
- the groEL gene encoding molecular chaperone GroEL (60 kDa chaperone family; promotes refolding of misfolded polypeptides especially under stressful conditions; forms two stacked rings of heptamers to form a barrel-shaped 14mer; ends can be capped by GroES; misfolded proteins enter the barrel where they are refolded when GroES binds; many bacteria have multiple copies of the groEL gene which are active under different environmental conditions; the B.japonicum protein in this cluster is expressed constitutively; in Rhodobacter, Corynebacterium and Rhizobium this protein is essential for growth), whose protein sequence is MAAKEILFSEDARHRMLEGVNVLAEAVKQTLGPKGRNVVLEKSFGAPTVTKDGVSVAKEIELKDKFMNLGAQMVKEVASKTSDVAGDGTTTATVLAQAIIREGMKSVAAGASPMDIKRGIDQAVHVCVEALQELSKPCMDNQSIAQVGTISANNDEEIGKIIAEAMDKVGKEGVITVEEGSALENELDVVEGMQFDRGYLSPYFITNQETMSAELEDPLILIHDKKISNIRDLLPILEKAAKAGKPLLIIAEEVEGEALATLVVNNMRGILKACAVKAPGFGDRRKAMLQDIAVLTGGKVISEEVGLSLEKAELEDLGRARKVRVDKENTTIVDGAGDKEAIEARIKQIRAEIEESTSDYDREKLQERLAKLAGGVAVIKVGAATEVEMKEKKARVEDALHATRAAVEEGIVPGGGVALIRVQGKLQGLEGKNHDQTVGINILRRAIEEPLRQIVRNAGEESSVVVHKVQEGSGNFGYNAATGEYGDMIEMGILDPTKVTRSALQNAASVAGLMLTTEAMVAELPKEEKAPASPGMDEMM, encoded by the coding sequence ATGGCAGCAAAAGAAATTCTGTTTTCCGAAGATGCAAGACACCGGATGCTTGAAGGTGTCAACGTCTTGGCGGAAGCCGTTAAGCAAACCCTGGGGCCAAAAGGGCGCAATGTGGTTCTGGAGAAAAGCTTCGGCGCGCCTACGGTGACAAAAGACGGTGTTTCTGTGGCCAAAGAAATCGAACTGAAAGACAAATTTATGAATCTGGGCGCGCAGATGGTCAAGGAAGTCGCTTCCAAGACTTCCGATGTGGCCGGTGACGGGACGACCACGGCAACCGTGCTTGCCCAGGCAATTATTCGCGAGGGCATGAAGTCTGTCGCCGCTGGCGCTAGCCCGATGGATATCAAACGGGGGATTGATCAGGCGGTGCATGTCTGCGTGGAAGCTTTGCAAGAACTTTCCAAACCTTGCATGGATAATCAGTCCATTGCCCAGGTTGGCACCATTTCCGCCAACAATGACGAGGAAATCGGCAAGATCATTGCCGAGGCCATGGATAAAGTCGGCAAGGAAGGCGTCATCACCGTGGAAGAGGGTTCTGCCCTCGAGAATGAGTTGGACGTGGTAGAAGGGATGCAGTTTGATCGCGGCTACCTCTCACCCTACTTCATTACCAACCAGGAAACCATGAGCGCGGAACTGGAAGATCCGCTCATTCTTATTCACGATAAGAAAATCTCCAATATCCGCGATCTCTTGCCGATTTTGGAAAAAGCAGCCAAAGCGGGGAAGCCCCTGTTGATTATCGCCGAAGAGGTGGAAGGGGAAGCGTTGGCGACTCTGGTGGTGAACAATATGCGCGGTATCCTTAAAGCCTGCGCTGTCAAAGCGCCAGGTTTTGGCGACCGGCGCAAAGCCATGCTGCAAGATATCGCCGTTCTCACCGGCGGCAAGGTGATTTCCGAAGAAGTCGGCCTGAGTCTGGAAAAAGCCGAGTTGGAAGATTTAGGCCGGGCGAGAAAGGTCCGGGTGGACAAGGAAAATACCACTATCGTGGATGGTGCGGGCGATAAAGAAGCCATTGAAGCGCGCATCAAGCAAATCCGCGCCGAAATTGAAGAAAGCACTTCCGATTATGACCGCGAGAAGCTGCAAGAGCGCTTGGCCAAACTGGCTGGTGGCGTGGCCGTGATTAAAGTCGGCGCCGCCACGGAAGTGGAAATGAAGGAAAAGAAAGCCCGGGTGGAAGACGCCCTGCATGCGACCCGCGCGGCGGTGGAAGAAGGTATCGTCCCCGGCGGTGGTGTGGCGTTGATTCGGGTGCAAGGCAAACTCCAGGGCCTGGAAGGCAAGAATCACGACCAAACCGTCGGGATTAATATTCTGCGCAGGGCCATTGAAGAGCCCTTGCGCCAGATTGTCAGAAACGCCGGGGAAGAATCTTCGGTCGTGGTGCACAAGGTCCAAGAGGGTAGCGGCAATTTTGGTTATAACGCCGCAACGGGCGAGTATGGCGACATGATTGAAATGGGTATTCTCGACCCCACCAAAGTGACCCGTTCCGCCTTGCAAAATGCCGCTTCCGTGGCAGGGCTCATGCTCACGACAGAAGCCATGGTGGCTGAGTTGCCCAAAGAAGAGAAGGCGCCAGCATCTCCAGGCATGGATGAAATGATGTAA